In Pseudomonas sp. p1(2021b), the genomic window CAAGGAATCCGAGCGGGCGGTGATGACCTTGGGGCTGTTGGCCCAGCAATTGTGCAAGGCGTCGACCGGGTCACTGCTGTAGGCTTGCCAGCTGTCACCGGAACAGGGAGCATAGGCATCTTTCCACCATGCTCTCGATGTCCATGAAAGCGCTGCGCTCTCTTGTCCTTTTGCTGTGCCTGGCGCCCCTGTGGCTGGCCAGTGGCCTGTCCCATGCCGCCCAGTCGACCGCCCAGCCCTCGGCCCATACGCAGGCCGCTTCGCCCAAGCCGGTGCGCAAGCAGGCGGCGCACAAGCCCAAGGCGGCGACCAAGGCGCCTGTCCGCGCCAAGTCGAAGTCCTCGGTCAGGGCGGCGCGCAAGAAACCTCTTGCCAAGTCGGTGACCCAGCCCCTGCCCAAGCCGAAACTGGACCTGAGCCTGCCGGCTTCGATGGTAGAGAACCTCGAGCCGGAGGTGGGCGACCCGGTTGCGCGACGCAAACCGTTGCTGCCTTCGATGTTTCCGAGCAAGCCTGTCAGCGATGACAGCCCGTTCCAGCTCAATGGGCGGCTGATCAACAACGAGATGCAGCTGCAGCTTCGCAACGACAGCCGTCATGACGTGGAAGGCGCGGCCATCGATTTCGAGTTTCGTCAGTAGCGCGTGCAACTGACTGCCGGGTCACGGCACATTTCATCCGTTTCGCAATTTCAAACGTATGTTTGAGCGGTTACTATCCAGGGACGTTCGTCCCGTTTTGCTCCTGGGAGTCCTGTTTTCATGAAATGCCGAGAGGGTTGTGGCGCCTGCTGCATAGCACCTTCGATCAGCTCGCCGATGCCGCGTATGCCCCAGGGCAAGCCGGCAGGCGAGCGCTGCCTGCACCTGACCGCGGCCAACCTCTGCGAACTGTTCGGCAAGCCTGAACGCCCGTCGGTCTGCGGTGGTTTCAAGGCCGATGTGGAGGTGTGCGGCAGCGATCGCGACGAGGCGATCAGGATTCTCGGCTGGTTGGAGCAGATGACGGCGGCGTGACAGGTTGGATCTTCGACAACAAGGAACAAGACGATGAGATCGATCAAGCGTATTGCACTGCTGTGTGGCATGGGCGTCCTGCTGTCGCCGGCAGCCTGGGCCGAGAACTGGCAGGTGGCCAAGGACGAGGACGGCATCAAGGTTTCCCTCAGTGAAGTGCCGGGCTCGAAATACAAGGCCTACCAGGGCGTTACCGTGATCAAGGCGCCGCTGGCCAAGGTCAAGGCATTGCAGGAGGACGTGGCCGGCGCCTGCAAGTGGATTCACGAATGCAAGGCGCAGAAGCTGCTCAAGCAGGAAGGCGACCAGAGCTGGACCTATACCCAGTTCAATACCCCTTGGCCGGTCACGCCGCGCGACTCGATCCTGCACGTGACCACCACCCAGCAAGCCGATGGCAGCCTGACCCGCACGCT contains:
- a CDS encoding YkgJ family cysteine cluster protein, producing the protein MKCREGCGACCIAPSISSPMPRMPQGKPAGERCLHLTAANLCELFGKPERPSVCGGFKADVEVCGSDRDEAIRILGWLEQMTAA
- a CDS encoding START domain-containing protein, with the translated sequence MRSIKRIALLCGMGVLLSPAAWAENWQVAKDEDGIKVSLSEVPGSKYKAYQGVTVIKAPLAKVKALQEDVAGACKWIHECKAQKLLKQEGDQSWTYTQFNTPWPVTPRDSILHVTTTQQADGSLTRTLEGQPKYLPEEKGFVRVAQVQGFWKLVPKGDSTEVTYQVHTEPGGSVPSWLANKFVVDAPFNTLKGLRTLAEKP